The Geothrix oryzae DNA window GATCACCGGGCGGTGGGGGGCCACCTGCTCCGCGCAGATGGCCGACTGCTCGTAGGCCTGCCGGATCAGGTGTCCGCCGAATATCTTGGTGGGCACATTCTCGTGCTCGGGATAGGTGCGCTCCCACCCGCTGGTCACGCAATCGCCCGCCATCAGGCCCTGGAACCCGGGCTTGTCCTGGGCCGCATGCAGGGCCATCAGCAGGGAATACTCCTCCCGGCTCGGCGGTTCCTGGGCCTGGTGCAGCTGCTGGCGGTAGCCCTCACGCCGGGCGATGGCCCGCTCCCAGCGCCGCACGGCCAAGGCATCGCTCGATTCGAAGGCGGGCAGGATGAGGCTCTCGGCGCCCGCGCCCGTGGTGCTCCGGGCCACCATCGTGAAATAGCAGGAGGCGATGTGCGCCGGTGGACTGCCATCCGGGCCGGCGGCGTGTTCGACGCGGATGCCCACCTCCAGGCTGGTGCGTCCCACGAAATTGACCCGGGCCCGGAACACCAGGTCGCGGTTCACATCCGCGGCACTGCGCACATAGATGTTGTCGATGGCGGCCGTCACCACCCGGGCCTGGGGATGGGCGCGGCGCACATAGTCGAGGGCGCATTCCTCCGCCAGCTTGTCGAGGACCTCCAGGATCAGGCCGAAGCGCACATTGGCCGGGAGGTCCTCATCGAGCAGCATGAAGCGCCGCCGGAGGGAGGGATCGGAACCGAGGGGAAGCGTGAGGACGCGATCGTCGGGGAGGGCCATGAATCAGTATGCCCGATCCGGGATTTCTCCTGGGTTTTCAAGGGATTTCGTGCGACACTAATTGTTTGGGCCCCTCCCGGCTGGCGCTGTTCGCCAATAGAGACTGCCACCTCGGCACACTCGCAGGGATAGCCCCGGGAGATACCAGTGAGTGAGATGACTTTTGCGGCCCTCGGCTGCAGCGAAGCCCTGTTGGCCGCCCTGGCCAAGCGCGGTTTCGAGACCCCCATGCCCGTCCAGGCCCAGACCATCAAGCCGGGCCTCGAAGGCCGCGACCTGCTGGTGCAGAGCCGCACCGGGTCCGGCAAGACCCTGGCTTTCGGCCTGCCCCTGCTGCAGCGCCTGTCGGACGAGCGCCACACCCAGGCCCTCATCCTCGCCCCCACGCGCGAGCTGGCCCAGCAGGTGGGCGCCGAGCTGCACACCCTCGTGCCCAAGCTGCCCATCGCCAACCTCGTCGGCGGCGTGGCCTACCCGCCCCAGCTCCGGGCCCTGCAGATGGGTTCGCCCGTGGTCGTGGGCACGCCGGGCCGGGTGAAGGACCACCTGGACCGCGGCACCCTCGACCTGAGCCGCGTGAGCATGATCGTCCTCGACGAGTGCGACGAGATGCTGAACATGGGCTTCCTCGAGGATGTGGAGACCATCCTCGCCAAGGTGCCCGCCGGCCCGCAGACCTACCTGTTCTCAGCCACCCTGCCCGTCCCCATCGCCAAGCTGGCCAAGCGGTTCCTCAAGGATCCCGTGCAGATCCAGCTGGCCGAGGCGGGCGAGTCCGCCGTCCACGCCGACATCGCCCACACGCCCGTGCTGGTGCCCGATCACCAGCAAGTGCGGGCGCTCGTGAACCTGCTGCTCCGCGATCAGCCCAGCTCCGCGCTGATCTTCACCAAGACCAAGGCCCAGACCGAGGAAGTCGCCGAGGAGCTGACGGTCTCGGGCCTGCCCGCGGCCTTCCTGCACGGCGACCTGGCCCAGGCCACCCGCACCCGCATCCTGGGGCAATTCAAGGACGGCAAGCTGCGCTACCTGGTGGCCACGGATGTCGCGGCCCGCGGTCTGGACATCGAGGGCCTCCCCCTGGTGGTGCATGTGGGCATCCCCACCCAGCTCGAGAACTACATCCACCGCAGCGGCCGCACGGGCCGCGCCGGTGCCAAGGGCACCAGCCTGGCCCTGGTGGGCTGGAAGGAGAGCCGCATCCTGCTGGCCTGGGGCCGCCGGGGCGGCCTCAAGCTCGACTGGCGCGCCGTGCCCACGCCCGCGGAGATCCGCGAGGCCCAGACCGCCAAGCTCCTGGAGGGCATCCAGGGCGCCGCCAGCGCGGCCCTGCTCAGCCAGGCCGCCCAACTACTGAAGGATGCCGATCCCGTTCGCCTGGTGGCGGGCCTGCTGGGCCTGGTCCAGTCCGAACAGTCCGCCGGTTTCGACCTGCCCAATGAGCCCGAGCGCAAGGCCAAGCCCCGCTTCGACTCACCCCGCGAGCGCAAGGAGGGCGGCCCCCGCCCCCAGCGAACCTATGCCGAACGCGCGGCGGCGCGCGGGACCGAACGCGCCCCTTACGGCGACGGCGCCCGCCCCGATTCCACCTTCTCCAAGACCCGTCCCGACGGCAGCTTCAAACCCCGCCGCGACTTCGAGGACAAGCCCCGTCCCTATGTGAAGCCGAAGGCTGACGCCCCCTCGGGCCCGCGCAAGACCTGGGAGGACCGCCCCGCCGCCAAGGACGCGCCGCGCCCCTGGAAGACGGCCCCCGCGAAGACCTGGAAGAAGAAGGGCTGAGCTGACCCCAGCGACTCGACCCGGCGCCGCTCAGCGGCGCCGAGTCAGCGTATAGACCGCCTCCACCCGGAAGAAGCGCCCGGCGTCCCGGCCCGCGTAGAAAGTGCCCGGATCCAGACGCTCCCAGAGCAGGTGGCCCTGCCAGCGGTCCGTCAGCGTGAGATCCACCCGCGCTTCGAGGAGCCGCCCCCGACCCAGGCCCGGCGCGAAGACGGCTCCCCTGGCCGTGGCGGGCTCAAAGGCCCGGAGCCAGAAGGCGCTGGCCCGCAACCCCAGGCGAGCGTGGGGCCAGGCCTGCACCGTGGCCTCCCACATCCGCAGGTTCGACCAGCTGGCCACGCCCGCCTCCGGCACCTGGCTATAGACATAGAGTTCGCTCCACTTCGGCCAGCGACTGAAGAGCGGGTCCCAACCCTCGCGGGCGGGCGTGGCGGGATCGTCCCCGGAAAGCCCCACCCAGCCGAGGGTCACCTCGGGGCGCAGGGAATGCTCGAAGGCGCGCGTGACCTTCGCCTGCGCCCCCCAGGCACGAATGGTGGAAGATGGCTCCGAGGTGCCGGGGTGGCCTTCCTGTCGCCCGGATTGGAGCGCCCCTTCGGCGGTCACCGTCAGGCCCCGGGCCAGGGGTTCGGATAGCCGTGCCCCCAGCGTCTCGACCCGGCGATCCGGGGTGAAGAGGGGATCCGCCGAGGCGCGGACATCGCGGCGCTCGGTCTTGTGGAAGGCGTAGGCCTGGAGGTCCCGGCCCGCCTTCCGCCAGGTCGCGTAGACCCCGAGGGCGGCCTCGTCCCGCTCGTTCAGCAGCTGCCGTTCCTTCGGGTTCCCAGATTCGTTCAGGCGCGGCAGGTAGCGGTCCTTGAACGGATCCGAGATGGCGAGCAGCTCGACCTTCAGGTCTCCCGAGGTCCAGGCGAGGTCCAGCGCATTGACATACGCCGCGCGACTCCCGTCCAGGGCCCCGCCATCCCAGAGCACGAACCCATCCCCACGCATGAGGGTCTGACGCCCCGCCCGCAGCGACCAGGCCGATCCCGGGTGCCAGTCCAGGTAGAAGGTCTCGAAGGCCACTTCGCGGCCATGGACCGCCTGATCCGGTCGGACCAGCTTCCGGTTCTCGTTCACCAGCCCCGCCGCGAAGGTGAAGTCCCGGCCGACGGGCACCAGCGCCCAGAGCCTCGTCCGGAAGCGGTACTGGATCCGCTCATCCGGCGTGGCCGTCCGGTGGTCGGTCAGGTTGTCCCAGGATTCCGAGCGCACCCGCTCCTGGAACCCGAACTCCAGCCTGGAGGGCGGTTCCTGGGCCAGCAACGGGCCGGCGCTGAGGCAGAGAATGGACAGGGCTCGGGCCAGGGACACAGTGCGCTCCAGCCCTTCAGCATCGCAAACCTAAGCCGTAGTCCCCGTCACAAGGTGGCGGGGGCATGGGAAATTAGGCCTGGACGAGGGGCTAGGCGTTCGGATCGCTGGCGCCCAGGTCCACGGGCTTGGGTTCCTCCACGGGCTTGGGGCGGCCCCAGATGCGAACCTCCACCGGCTGGCCGTTGGCCTTGTCACGGGCCTCCCGCACCTTCTGGATGGCCTCGGCGTCACTGCCGGACCGGGGCGCCGTGCCGGGCTTGAAGGCCAGGTGCAGCACCCGGTCGGAGGTGGCGGAGGTCGCCAAGAGGCCGGTATAGCGGTCCACATCGGCCCATTCCATGCCCTCCGGAGCCTGGAATTCCTCCCGCGGAGTGGTGGGGAGGGCCGCCTTCATGAAGTCGATCCAGATGGGCAGGGCCACCTTGGCGCCGTCGGCCCCGCGGAAGATGGTCTTCTTCTCGTCCAGACCCACCCACACGCCGCACACCACGCGGGTGGAGAAGCCGATGAACCAGCCGTCGGTGTGGTCGTCGGTGGTGCCGGTCTTGCCCGCCACGGGCCAGCCCACCTCGTTGCTGCGGGCGCCGGTGCCGCTGGTGGCCACGCCCTGGAGGCACTGGATGAGCTGGAAGGTGCTCTGCGGATCCAACACCTGCTCCGTGGCGCTGCCGCCGTGGCTCTCCAGCACGCGGCCGTTGCGGTCCACCACCTTCTTGATCAGGAAGGGCGCAGGCGACTGCAGTCCGCCGTTGGCGATGGTGGCGTAACCGCGCACCATCTCCTTCAGGGTGAGGTCGGCCGACCCGAGGGCCATGCTGGGATAGGGCGGGATGGTGCCGGTGATGCCGCACTTCCGCGCGAAATCGATGACATTCAGGACGCCGACATCATCCAGCGTGCGGACCGCCGGCACATTGCGCGAATCGCGCAGGGCTTCCCAGATGGGGATGGGCCCCCAGAAATCGCGCTCGTAGTTCTTGGGCTCGTAGGGCTTCACATTGGAACGCAGGGGCTTGAATTCCGAGGTGCCGTCCGGATTCGTGACCGTGAGGAAATCCACGGTGTCGAGGAACCGCGTGGGCACATCCTGGACCATGGTGGCGGGTGTCTTTCCGGCCGTGAAGGCGGCGCCGTACACGAAGGCCTTCATGGTGGAACCCACCTGCCGCAGGGCCTGGGTGGTGCGGTTGAACTTGGAGCGGTTGAAGTCGTAGCCGCCCACCATGGCGCGGATCTCGCCGGTCTTGGGATCCACCGCCAGGAGAGAGCCCTCCACCGAGGGGTCCTGATCCAGTTCCAGCGTCTTCGGCGTGCCATCCTCCGCGGTCTTCACCGTGAAGAGCGGCGCGGCGCCCCGGGGCAGCAGCTTCTGGAGATCCTTGCCGGCCCAGGCGAAGGCGGTGTCGGGTACTTCGAGGGTGGCCTTGCCGATGCGCACCTGCGCCTTGCCGCCCTTCCAGCCGAGGATGACGCCTCGGACGCCGTCGCCCGGCTCGAGGTAGCGCTTCCAGCCGTTCAGCTGGGTGGTCTCGGGGTCCGTGACGAACTGCACCCCCTCCTTGCGGAAGCCTCGGCGGCGGTCCACGGCCTTGACGCCGGCCCGCACCGCATCATTGGCCGATTCCTGCCAGAAGCTGTCCAGCGTGGTGGTGACCTCCAGACCGCCGTTCAGCACCTGCTCGCGGCCGTATTTCTCGTAGAGATACTTGCGGACCTCTTCCACCGCGTAGGGAGCCACGGCCTCCTCGTGGGCGTTCTCCCGGGCGAGGCGGATGGGCCGCTCCAGGAGCAGGCTCGCCTCCTGGGGTTTCAGGTAGCCTTCCTTGGCCATGCGGATGACCACATGGTCCCGCCGGCTCCGCACCAGCCGGCGGATCGCCGGGTCGTTGGAGTAGGGGTTGTAGTAGGCGGGGTTGTTGATGATGCCGGCCAGGAGGATGCACTCCTCCACATTCAGCTGCGGGGCGCTCTTCCCGAAGTAGAACTGCGCGGCCACTTCGATGCCGTACCGGGTGCCGCCGAACCACACCTCGTTGGCGTACATCTCCATGATCTGCTTCTTGGAGTAAGCCTTCTCCAGCTTGCGGGCGAGGATGATCTCCTTGAGCTTGCGGTCCAGGCGCTTCTGCCGCTTGGCCGTCACGGTGCGGATGAGCTGCATGGTGAGGGTGGAGCCGCCCTCGCGGCGGCGGCCGAAACTGGCGACGAAGTTCCAACCGGCGCGGGCGATGCCCCGCCCCGAGACGCCGCTGTGCCCCCAGAAGTCGGCATCCTCCGTGGCCACCACGGCGTTGACGAAGGCCTTGGGGATGTCCCCGTAGGGGATCACCACGCGGTGCTCCTCGGCGAAGATGCCGATGACATTGCCGTTCTGATCCAGCACCTTGGTGATGGTCTTGGGCACCCGCAGGGCGAACAGCGTGAGGAAGCTGTCGGCATCGCGGGACAGCACGGACCAGGACACAGCGAAGGCCGCAGCGCCCACGGCGATGACGGCGGCCGTGGCCACGAGGGCCCGGCGCAGCCAGTGGCGGGAGAGGATGGAGGAGGTCGCCGACGCGGAAGCCATGCCCCAAGGATAGCGGTAGAGTGATGCCATGCCCCAGCGACTGATCCTCGTGGCCAAGGTCAAATCCCCGCACCTGGGGTCCACCCTGCGCGAAGCGCTGCCCCCCTTCCTGGAGCGGGGCTGGACCGTGACCGGCGAGCGGGCCCTGGCCGAACCCTGGGCCATGGCGGGGCTGGACCCGGCGCGGCTCACCCTCGATGAGGAGCTGGGCGCCTCCCAGCCGCCCGCGGCCCTCTGCCTCGTGCTGGGTGGCGATGGCACGCTGCTCCATGCGGCCCGCCGCGTGGGCCTGCGGGGCACCCCGATCCTGGGCATCAACCTGGGTTCCCTGGGCTTCCTCACGGCCCACCCCGTCGAGGGCGCGCGCGCGGCTGTCGAGGCCTTCCTCGCCGGCTCGCTCCTGCCCGATGTGCGGCCCATGCTGGAAGCCGAGCTGTGGCGGGGGGACGAACTGTTGGCGCGCCACACCGTTCTGAACGACGCCGTCGTGGCCAAGGGCGCCCTCGCCCGCATCATGGACATGCACCTGCGGGTGGGCGCGCAGGACGCCGGCCCCATCAAGGCCGACGGGCTCATCGTGGCCACGCCCACGGGCTCCACGGCCTACGCCCTGTCCGCCGGCGGCCCCATCCTCCATCCCAGCCTCGAGGCCTTCGTCATCGCCCCCATCTGCCCGCACACCCTGACCCTGCGTCCCTCGGTGGTGCCCGCCGACCGCCCCATCTCGATCACCCTCGAAGAGGCCGAGGACGCCCACCTCACCCTGGATGGCCAGGTGGGCCTCAAACTGCTGCCCGGCGACCAGGTGCGCCTGCGCCAGGCCGAGGCCAGGATCACGCTGCTCCAGCAGCCCGGCCTCGATTTCTTCGCCCTGCTCCAGCAGAAGCTGCACTGGGGAGACCGGTAGGGTCAGCCTCCCGGCTCCAAGCCTGCGGTCTGCCCCCCACAGACCGCCCACCCCGGGGCCCATTCCCGACCTTTTGGTCGGCGGTGGTCTGCGATCCAGCCCGCTTGTGACCACGCGCACATGGGGCGGGCCTGACACTTCCCCCAAGTAGGACCTGCGTCCCTGCATGGAGTTTCCATGGCTCTCAAAGAACGACCCAAACCCTTTCTGCTGCCGGAGTATTGCAAGGGCTGCGGCCGGTGCCTCGACGCCTGCGCCAAGGACTGCATCACGCTCAGCGACCAGATCAACCCCCTGACGGGCCTGGTGCCCGTGGAGCTGGACCTGGCCAACTGCAACGCCTGCGGTCTGTGCATGGACGCCTGCCCCGAGCCCTACGGCCTGCGCCCCGCCCATGAGGGCGAGATCCAGGACTTCGAACTCGAGGATCCGGCCAAGCTCTTCGGTGTGAAGCCCAGCGATGCGCCCGAGCCCATCGATCTGCCTTCCGAAGTCCTGCCCCTGCCCCGCACGGAGCCCCTGGTCATCAAGGGCACCTACGCGTCGGCCCTGGGCGCCCTGCTGGCCGGTTGCCGCCATGTCTACGGCTACCCCATCACCCCCTCCACCGAGGGCGCCGAGCTGATGGCCAAGTTCCTGCCCAAGCTCGACGGCACCTTCATCCAGGCCGTCAGCGAAGTGGCCACGGTGAACATGATGTACGGCACCGCCGGCGCGGGGCTGCCCACCATGACCTTCACCTCCTCGCCGGGCTTCAGCCTGATGCTGGAAGGCGTCTCCTACATGATCGGCGCCGAACTGCCGGGCGTCTTCGTGGATGTCATGCGCGGCGGGCCGGGCCTGGGCAACATCGCTCCCGAGCAGTCCGACATCAAGCTGGCCTGCCACGGCCTGGGCCACGGCAACACCCACGCCATTACCCTGGCCCCTGCCACGCCCCAGGAGATGCTCGACCTCACCATCCTGGCCTTCGAGCTGAGCTTCAAGTACCGCAACCCCGTGATCCTGCTGGGCGACGGCTACCTGGGCCAGATGACGGGCAAGGTGCAGCTGCCCGAGACCATGATCAAGCCCGGCATTCCCAAGTGGGCGGTCTACGGCGATGCCATGCACCGCAAGAATGTCATCACCTCGATCTTCCTCACGGAGACCGATCTCGAGGCGCACAATGTGCACCTCAATGCGAAGTACGAGGCCATGAAGGTCGAGGCGCGCTCCGAATCCTTCCTGTGCGACGACGCCGAAGTGGTCCTCATCGCCTGCAACACGCCGGCCCGCACGGCCAAGGGCGCCGTGCAGGACCTGCGCAACCAGGGCGTCAAGGCCGGCCTCTTCCGGCCCATCACCCTCTGGCCCTTCCCCGTGGAAGAGCTGAAGAAGGCCATCCACGGCACCCAGCGCATCGTGGTGGTCGAGGCCAGCGCCGGGCAGCTGGAGGATGAGGTGCGCCTCGCCCTCAGCAAGGCCGGCGTCCGTCAGTTCCCCGAGATCGAATCGGTCCGCCGCATGGGCGGCATCCTGCCCCAGCAGAGCGAGATCATGACCCGGGTCCTGGGTCAGAAGGAGGTGCTCGCATGAGCAAGGCCAGCGTCTTCTACGACAAGTTCGAGCGCCACTCCCACGGCGAGGGCCTGAAGGGCCACGCCACCCACTACTGCCCCGGCTGCGGCCACGGGCTGGCCCACAAGTACCTGGCCGAGGCCATCGACGAGCTCGGCATCCAGGACCGCACGGTGGCCATCAGCCCCGTGGGCTGCTCCGTGTTCCTCTACTACTACTTCGATGTGGGCAACAGCCAGGCCGCCCACGGCCGCGCCCCCGTGGTCGCCCTCGGCCACAAGTTCGCCAACCCCGAGAGCGTGGTCATCAGCTACCAGGGTGACGGCGACCTGGCCTCCATCGGCCTGGCCGAGACCATCGCCACCGCCCAGCTCGGCGCCCCCATCACCGTCATCTTCATCAACAACGCCATCTACGGCATGACCGGTGGCCAGATGGCCCCGACCACCCTGATGGGCCAGTCCAGCTCCACCAGCCCCGCGGGCCGCAACGAGTACAACGGCCAGCCCATGAAGATGGCCGAGATCATCGCGGGCCTCGACGGCCCCGTGTATGTGGAGCGCGTCGCGCTCTTCGACGCCAAGCAGCGCATCAAGGCCAAGAAGGCCATCCAGAAGGCCATCAAGCTCCAGGTGGAGGGCCGCGGCTACTCCTTCATCGAGGTGCTGGCCGAGTGCCCCACCCACCTGAAGATGGACCCCGAGGCCACCGCCAAGTGGGTCAAGGAGTGCATGGAGCCCGTCTATCCCCTCGGCGTGAAGAAGGACATCACCGTCGAGCCCTGGTTCAAGCGCAACCCGCCCTGCTTCAAGGGCGAGAAGCTCCTCAGCCTGGCCGGCGCCACCTCCGAGCACTCCGATCGCTTCTGCCAGGGCTTCCCCACCCACCTCGACGCCCAGGACATCTCGCTGAAGCTGGCGGGATCCGGTGGCGACGGCGCCCAGACCGCAGCCATGCTCATCGCCCGCGCCGCCATCAGCGAGGGCTTCGACGCCACCCACATCCCCAGCTACGGCCCCGAAAGCCGCGGCGGCACATCCTACGCCGATGTGCATGTGGCCAAGGACGAGGTGCTGAACCCGGGCTCCCCCGATCCCCAGGTGCTCATCGCCTTCAACACGCCCAGCCTCGTCAAGTTCGGCCCCACGGTCCGCAAGGGCGGCTTCGTGATCTACGACAGCTCCGTGGTCACGGAGGCCCCCGTGCTGGATCCCAGCATCAAGGTCTTCCCCGTGCCCTTCACGGGCATCGCCACCGATCTGGGCAAGGCCGTGGTGAAGAACATCGTGGCCCTGGGCGCCCTGCAAGCCGCCACGGGCATCTTCCCCAAGGACACCCTCCTCACCGCCATCCGCGTGGCCCTGAAGGACAAGTGCGCCCTGATCCCCCTCAACGAAGAAGCTTTCGCCTGGGGCATCAAGTCGGTGGAAGCCCTCGACAAGTAGCTCGGCATCTCCCCCGGAGGCAGCCATGACGGAACCCGCCATCCAGACCACCCTCAGCACCGAGGAATGGAAGCTCGTCATGGCCCTCCGGGAGATCCCGGACAGCCCGCTCCGCACGAAGGTCTCCGGTCTCATGGGCGAGCTGGTGCGCTTCATCCAACAGCCCCGCTGCCTCGGCATGCAGAGCGACGGCTTCCCCTGCGGCACGCCCCACACCAGCTGCGAAGAGTGCCAGCACATGCTGAAGGTGCTCGACGACCTCGCGGCGCGGGTGCCCGCTCAGGATTAGAGAGCCTGCCCATTCCCGTGAGGTCGCGGAGAGGAGAGTCGAGCTAGGATGGGGGGTTTCGGTTTGCCGCCGATTCCCGGAGACGCCCCCCCATGAGCTGGATGACCAGTCCCGAGGCCTGGATTGCCCTGTTGGCCTTGACGGTCCTAGAGATCGTCCTGGGCATCGACAACATCATCTTCATCTCGATCCTGGCCGGGAAGCTCCCTGCAGACAGGCAAGCCAAGGCGCGGCAGACCGGACTGCTGCTTGCGATGGGCATGCGCATCGTGCTGCTCATGTCCATCGCCTGGATCGTGAAGCTCACGAATCCGCTGTTCCAGATCCTGGGGCACGGATTCTCGGGGCGGGACCTCATCCTGCTCGGCGGCGGACTCTTCCTGATCGCCAAGTCGACGCACGAGATCCACCACAAGCTCGAAGGCATCGAAGGCGCGTCCGTGAAGAAGGTCGCCCCCTCCTTCTCGGGGGTCCTGATCCAGATCATGCTGCTCGACATCGTCTTCTCCCTCGACTCGGTGATCACCGCGGTCGGCATGGCCCAGGACCTCGCGGTCATGGTCATCGCCGTCGTCATCTCCGTCGGCGTGATGATGCTGGCGGCCAAGCCCATCGGCGATTTCGTCGAGGCGCACCCGACGCTGAAGATCCTCGCCCTCAGCTTCCTCCTCCTCATCGGCACCACGCTCGTGGGCGAGAGCACCGGAATGCACATCCCCAAAGGCTATGTCTACTTCGCGATGGCCTTCTCGCTGCTGGTGGAGATGCTGAACCTGCGGCTGAGGGTCAAGGCAAAACCCGTCCATCTGCACTCAGAATGGGTCGAAGAGCCGAGAAGAGGCCCGGACCTGAAGCCCTGAAGCCGGGGACCTAGAGTCCGCCCCGCAGGTTGGCGAAGGTGCGCAGGCCTTCCTCGGCGGGCTTGAGCAGGGCCACGAGGCGCCCCTCGTGCAGAGCCCGCAACGGCGCTCCGGGATCCGGAAAGCCTTCGGGCAGGGCCCAGGTGGGGGGAACCGACTCGCCCACGG harbors:
- a CDS encoding acyl-CoA thioesterase, with amino-acid sequence MALPDDRVLTLPLGSDPSLRRRFMLLDEDLPANVRFGLILEVLDKLAEECALDYVRRAHPQARVVTAAIDNIYVRSAADVNRDLVFRARVNFVGRTSLEVGIRVEHAAGPDGSPPAHIASCYFTMVARSTTGAGAESLILPAFESSDALAVRRWERAIARREGYRQQLHQAQEPPSREEYSLLMALHAAQDKPGFQGLMAGDCVTSGWERTYPEHENVPTKIFGGHLIRQAYEQSAICAEQVAPHRPVIVAVNRINFVQPVRMGDKLQFLSRAVYSGSTSVCVETDIIRVSRDRTQTNLSNSCIFTFANVDDELRPQPVPPIYPTTYAEDARYLAAHRRHATRLAWKASRKR
- a CDS encoding DEAD/DEAH box helicase; this translates as MTFAALGCSEALLAALAKRGFETPMPVQAQTIKPGLEGRDLLVQSRTGSGKTLAFGLPLLQRLSDERHTQALILAPTRELAQQVGAELHTLVPKLPIANLVGGVAYPPQLRALQMGSPVVVGTPGRVKDHLDRGTLDLSRVSMIVLDECDEMLNMGFLEDVETILAKVPAGPQTYLFSATLPVPIAKLAKRFLKDPVQIQLAEAGESAVHADIAHTPVLVPDHQQVRALVNLLLRDQPSSALIFTKTKAQTEEVAEELTVSGLPAAFLHGDLAQATRTRILGQFKDGKLRYLVATDVAARGLDIEGLPLVVHVGIPTQLENYIHRSGRTGRAGAKGTSLALVGWKESRILLAWGRRGGLKLDWRAVPTPAEIREAQTAKLLEGIQGAASAALLSQAAQLLKDADPVRLVAGLLGLVQSEQSAGFDLPNEPERKAKPRFDSPRERKEGGPRPQRTYAERAAARGTERAPYGDGARPDSTFSKTRPDGSFKPRRDFEDKPRPYVKPKADAPSGPRKTWEDRPAAKDAPRPWKTAPAKTWKKKG
- a CDS encoding penicillin-binding protein 1A, with product MASLYRYPWGMASASATSSILSRHWLRRALVATAAVIAVGAAAFAVSWSVLSRDADSFLTLFALRVPKTITKVLDQNGNVIGIFAEEHRVVIPYGDIPKAFVNAVVATEDADFWGHSGVSGRGIARAGWNFVASFGRRREGGSTLTMQLIRTVTAKRQKRLDRKLKEIILARKLEKAYSKKQIMEMYANEVWFGGTRYGIEVAAQFYFGKSAPQLNVEECILLAGIINNPAYYNPYSNDPAIRRLVRSRRDHVVIRMAKEGYLKPQEASLLLERPIRLARENAHEEAVAPYAVEEVRKYLYEKYGREQVLNGGLEVTTTLDSFWQESANDAVRAGVKAVDRRRGFRKEGVQFVTDPETTQLNGWKRYLEPGDGVRGVILGWKGGKAQVRIGKATLEVPDTAFAWAGKDLQKLLPRGAAPLFTVKTAEDGTPKTLELDQDPSVEGSLLAVDPKTGEIRAMVGGYDFNRSKFNRTTQALRQVGSTMKAFVYGAAFTAGKTPATMVQDVPTRFLDTVDFLTVTNPDGTSEFKPLRSNVKPYEPKNYERDFWGPIPIWEALRDSRNVPAVRTLDDVGVLNVIDFARKCGITGTIPPYPSMALGSADLTLKEMVRGYATIANGGLQSPAPFLIKKVVDRNGRVLESHGGSATEQVLDPQSTFQLIQCLQGVATSGTGARSNEVGWPVAGKTGTTDDHTDGWFIGFSTRVVCGVWVGLDEKKTIFRGADGAKVALPIWIDFMKAALPTTPREEFQAPEGMEWADVDRYTGLLATSATSDRVLHLAFKPGTAPRSGSDAEAIQKVREARDKANGQPVEVRIWGRPKPVEEPKPVDLGASDPNA
- a CDS encoding NAD(+)/NADH kinase — its product is MPQRLILVAKVKSPHLGSTLREALPPFLERGWTVTGERALAEPWAMAGLDPARLTLDEELGASQPPAALCLVLGGDGTLLHAARRVGLRGTPILGINLGSLGFLTAHPVEGARAAVEAFLAGSLLPDVRPMLEAELWRGDELLARHTVLNDAVVAKGALARIMDMHLRVGAQDAGPIKADGLIVATPTGSTAYALSAGGPILHPSLEAFVIAPICPHTLTLRPSVVPADRPISITLEEAEDAHLTLDGQVGLKLLPGDQVRLRQAEARITLLQQPGLDFFALLQQKLHWGDR
- the vorB gene encoding 3-methyl-2-oxobutanoate dehydrogenase subunit VorB, with the protein product MALKERPKPFLLPEYCKGCGRCLDACAKDCITLSDQINPLTGLVPVELDLANCNACGLCMDACPEPYGLRPAHEGEIQDFELEDPAKLFGVKPSDAPEPIDLPSEVLPLPRTEPLVIKGTYASALGALLAGCRHVYGYPITPSTEGAELMAKFLPKLDGTFIQAVSEVATVNMMYGTAGAGLPTMTFTSSPGFSLMLEGVSYMIGAELPGVFVDVMRGGPGLGNIAPEQSDIKLACHGLGHGNTHAITLAPATPQEMLDLTILAFELSFKYRNPVILLGDGYLGQMTGKVQLPETMIKPGIPKWAVYGDAMHRKNVITSIFLTETDLEAHNVHLNAKYEAMKVEARSESFLCDDAEVVLIACNTPARTAKGAVQDLRNQGVKAGLFRPITLWPFPVEELKKAIHGTQRIVVVEASAGQLEDEVRLALSKAGVRQFPEIESVRRMGGILPQQSEIMTRVLGQKEVLA
- a CDS encoding 2-oxoacid:acceptor oxidoreductase family protein, producing the protein MSKASVFYDKFERHSHGEGLKGHATHYCPGCGHGLAHKYLAEAIDELGIQDRTVAISPVGCSVFLYYYFDVGNSQAAHGRAPVVALGHKFANPESVVISYQGDGDLASIGLAETIATAQLGAPITVIFINNAIYGMTGGQMAPTTLMGQSSSTSPAGRNEYNGQPMKMAEIIAGLDGPVYVERVALFDAKQRIKAKKAIQKAIKLQVEGRGYSFIEVLAECPTHLKMDPEATAKWVKECMEPVYPLGVKKDITVEPWFKRNPPCFKGEKLLSLAGATSEHSDRFCQGFPTHLDAQDISLKLAGSGGDGAQTAAMLIARAAISEGFDATHIPSYGPESRGGTSYADVHVAKDEVLNPGSPDPQVLIAFNTPSLVKFGPTVRKGGFVIYDSSVVTEAPVLDPSIKVFPVPFTGIATDLGKAVVKNIVALGALQAATGIFPKDTLLTAIRVALKDKCALIPLNEEAFAWGIKSVEALDK
- a CDS encoding TerC family protein; translated protein: MSWMTSPEAWIALLALTVLEIVLGIDNIIFISILAGKLPADRQAKARQTGLLLAMGMRIVLLMSIAWIVKLTNPLFQILGHGFSGRDLILLGGGLFLIAKSTHEIHHKLEGIEGASVKKVAPSFSGVLIQIMLLDIVFSLDSVITAVGMAQDLAVMVIAVVISVGVMMLAAKPIGDFVEAHPTLKILALSFLLLIGTTLVGESTGMHIPKGYVYFAMAFSLLVEMLNLRLRVKAKPVHLHSEWVEEPRRGPDLKP